Genomic window (Chloroflexota bacterium):
GCAGCTGCGATCAGCAATGTCCGCTCCTATATCACAGCCGACAATGCTGCCAAGATTGCAACCAGCCTGGATATCTTCGAGGAATTCGTTGATACCACTGCCCTCGAAGAGATGATCAGCGAGATCAAACCCCACGGCATTACGCCCAGGATGTTCCTGTACAACCTCGTCTACCAGGCACGATCGGACAAACAACATATCGTACTGCCTGAGGGGGACGACGAGCGAATCCTGCGGGCTGCCGAGGTTCTAATAAACCGGGGCATCGCTGAACTGACTCTGCTGGGTAAATCGGAACTGATTCTCCACGAGATGACACGCTACAGCCTGCAGATCGACCCCAACTACCTGCATATCGTCGACCCAAAATCCTCTCCCCATTTCGATGATTACACCCAGACACTGGCAGATCTTCGCAAACACAAGGGCATGACCCTGGAACTGGCGCAAGACCTGATGACCGACGTCTCTTATTTCGGTACCATGATGGTCTACAAGGGACATGCCGACGGCATGGTCTCGGGAGCGGTCCACACCACCATGCACACCATCCGACCTGCCTTGCAGTTCGTGAAAACCAAGCCAGGTTACAGCGTGGTTTCCTCGGTCTTTTTCATGGCGCTGGATGACAAGGTGCTGGTCTACGGAGACTGCGCGATCAACCCCAATCCCACTGCCGAAGAGTTAGCCGAGATCGCCATCTCGTCGGCCGACACAGCCCAGGCTTTTGGAATCGAGCCCAAGGTGGCCATGCTCTCCTACTCCTCCGGTGAATCTGGCAAGGGAGAGGATGTAGAGCGGGTACGGGAAGCCACCAGGATCGCCCAGGAACGACGACCCGATCTGCCCATCGAGGGTCCTGTCCAATACGATGCTGCGGTCGATCCTGGTGTTGCAGCCAAAAAGATGCCCGGCTCCCGGGTGGCTGGACAGGCCACCGTCTTTATCTTCCCCGATCTCAATACGGGTAACAACACCTATAAGGCGGTACAGCGGGAAACGGGTGCGATCGCCATTGGTCCCGTGCTGCAGGGGTTGAAAAAACCGGTCAACGACCTTAGCCGTGGCTGCACGGTTGAGGATGTTATCAACACCGTGGCCATTACCGCGGTCCAGGCTCAGAACAACGAATAGAACATGAAAATTCTGGTAATAAACTCAGGAAGCTCATCGATCAAATACAGTCTCTTCGATGCCGGGGAGCAGCAGGCATTGGCTACAGGCCTGGTCGAACGCATCGGCGAAGATAGTAGCCGCATCAAACATCAGGCCGTCATTGACGGTAAATCGCGTCAACTCACCCGAGACCTGGTGATCGAAGATCACCGCCAGGGCTTGAAACTGGTAACTGAATTGCTCCTGGACGACCAGATAGGCGTGCTCGCTTCGGCTGCCGACATCACAGCCATTGGTCACCGGGTCGTGCACGGCGGCGAGCGCTACAGTCAGCCGACCGTGATCGACGATGACTTGATAGAAGCGGTGCGGACTCTGGCTCCCTTCGCCCCCCTGCACAACCCGCCCAATCTGCAGGGAATCGAGGTGGCTAGCGAACTGTTCCCCGATGCGACGCAGGTAGCTGTCTTCGACACCGCCTTTCACCAATCGATGCCGGCAGCTGCTTACCGTTATGCCATTCCCAACTATCTCTACGATGATCATGGCATTCGCGTCTATGGTTTCCATGGCACTTCCCATCTGTATGTCACGAAACAGGCCAGCCAATACCTGGGCAAACCGCTCGATGAGATCAATCTGATCACTGCCCATCTGGGCAATGGCGCCAGCATCACCGCCGTGCGCGGCGGGAAATCGGTGGACACCTCCATGGGATTCAGTCCGCTGGCTGGCCTGGTGATGGGAACCCGCAGTGGGGATCTCGATCCCGCCGTGTTATTCTTCCTGGGAACAAAACTGGCCATGAGCTTCCCGGAAATCGACCGTCTGCTCAATAAACAGAGTGGCATGATCGGCCTCACAGGAAACAACGACCTGCGGGATATCGAGGACCGGCAAGCCGAGGGTGATGATCAAGCACAACTTGCCCTGGACGTCTATACCTACCGCATCAAAAAGTATATCGGCGCTTACATGGCAGCTCTGGGCCACGTGGATGCCATCGTTTTCACTGCCGGCGTGGGTGAGAACAGTCCCTACGTCCGCTGGCATGTCTGTCAGGGCCTGGAAGGACTGGGTGTGATCCTCGACGCCGATAAGAACGATATCCTCGCCCGGGAGATCACCGAACTCCAGGCCAACGACAGCC
Coding sequences:
- a CDS encoding acetate kinase; this translates as MKILVINSGSSSIKYSLFDAGEQQALATGLVERIGEDSSRIKHQAVIDGKSRQLTRDLVIEDHRQGLKLVTELLLDDQIGVLASAADITAIGHRVVHGGERYSQPTVIDDDLIEAVRTLAPFAPLHNPPNLQGIEVASELFPDATQVAVFDTAFHQSMPAAAYRYAIPNYLYDDHGIRVYGFHGTSHLYVTKQASQYLGKPLDEINLITAHLGNGASITAVRGGKSVDTSMGFSPLAGLVMGTRSGDLDPAVLFFLGTKLAMSFPEIDRLLNKQSGMIGLTGNNDLRDIEDRQAEGDDQAQLALDVYTYRIKKYIGAYMAALGHVDAIVFTAGVGENSPYVRWHVCQGLEGLGVILDADKNDILAREITELQANDSPIKVLAIPTNEELEIARQTLEVLQENSG
- the pta gene encoding phosphate acetyltransferase gives rise to the protein MTNAIYLTTTEPYSGKSLVSLGITDHLLRMTNRVGIFRPVIGTDPKEGRDKNIELLLEYFNLDQDYGDTYAYTWNEATELISQGRYDEVLDHVIEKYKALDEQYDFVLVIGSDFERSGAHLEFDYNADIAKNLGATALVVTRGQSSGENGNAEGIANTVQVSVDALQERGVDVLGAVVNRADINQVDQIRLALKEEMPDEDLLLAVIPEDVTLSSPTLEEIVDHLDGKVLYGQDKLDNLALRNLIIAMQIHNYLDHLTKNALLITPGDRSDVILSAMQAHRSRNYPRIAGMVLTGGLTPAASVDRLLEGLPNMVPIISVETDTYDTAAAISNVRSYITADNAAKIATSLDIFEEFVDTTALEEMISEIKPHGITPRMFLYNLVYQARSDKQHIVLPEGDDERILRAAEVLINRGIAELTLLGKSELILHEMTRYSLQIDPNYLHIVDPKSSPHFDDYTQTLADLRKHKGMTLELAQDLMTDVSYFGTMMVYKGHADGMVSGAVHTTMHTIRPALQFVKTKPGYSVVSSVFFMALDDKVLVYGDCAINPNPTAEELAEIAISSADTAQAFGIEPKVAMLSYSSGESGKGEDVERVREATRIAQERRPDLPIEGPVQYDAAVDPGVAAKKMPGSRVAGQATVFIFPDLNTGNNTYKAVQRETGAIAIGPVLQGLKKPVNDLSRGCTVEDVINTVAITAVQAQNNE